In Pseudomonas sp. GCEP-101, one DNA window encodes the following:
- a CDS encoding phospholipase D-like domain-containing protein: MKILNAQHSLKQYLEQVSGKLITVVSASASETESLIQTLVEKGNRLDLLVGTINSFTSPDFIDFCVRDAGADVTLHVDFRAQNSVHWKLILIEPDVVILGSANFTEIGLSLTRDSCTVIQDAALYADYLARVSEIKGMPGVVLGEDSPAFDEQLEEYRQSHRRVQASLARSAQYLDGESWLGDETNQSIPLFIWYSDHSDDSEEKAEAFLRASSDGVAWDDVREFFTYECAEGVLPYEEGDMVLTARCNGTHIAFYTFDRILYRDGTYYIYSYRKKRYTQPFKLEDAKERLRDVIPDWYEEMRTSLNRHDINSVVR, encoded by the coding sequence ATGAAAATCCTTAACGCTCAACATTCGCTCAAGCAGTACCTGGAGCAAGTCAGCGGCAAGCTGATCACCGTGGTCTCGGCCTCCGCCAGTGAAACCGAGTCACTGATCCAGACCCTGGTGGAGAAGGGCAATCGCCTGGACCTGCTGGTGGGCACCATCAACTCCTTCACCTCGCCGGACTTCATCGATTTCTGCGTTCGCGATGCCGGCGCCGATGTCACCCTGCATGTCGATTTCCGCGCGCAGAACAGCGTGCACTGGAAGCTGATCCTGATCGAGCCCGATGTGGTCATTCTGGGCAGCGCCAACTTCACCGAGATCGGCCTGAGCCTGACCCGCGACAGCTGCACGGTGATCCAGGACGCGGCGCTGTACGCCGACTACCTGGCGCGCGTCAGCGAGATCAAGGGCATGCCGGGCGTGGTGCTGGGCGAGGACTCGCCAGCCTTCGACGAGCAACTGGAGGAGTACCGCCAGAGCCATCGCCGCGTGCAGGCGAGCCTGGCGCGCAGTGCGCAGTACCTGGACGGCGAAAGCTGGCTGGGCGATGAAACCAACCAGAGCATTCCGCTGTTCATCTGGTACAGCGACCATTCCGACGACTCCGAGGAAAAGGCCGAAGCCTTCCTGCGCGCCAGCAGCGACGGCGTGGCCTGGGACGACGTGCGCGAATTCTTCACCTACGAATGCGCCGAGGGCGTGCTGCCGTACGAAGAGGGCGACATGGTGCTGACCGCGCGCTGCAACGGCACGCACATCGCCTTCTACACCTTCGACCGCATCCTCTACCGCGATGGCACTTACTACATCTACTCGTACCGCAAGAAGCGCTACACCCAGCCGTTCAAGCTGGAGGACGCGAAAG